A genomic window from Salvia miltiorrhiza cultivar Shanhuang (shh) chromosome 5, IMPLAD_Smil_shh, whole genome shotgun sequence includes:
- the LOC130986899 gene encoding polynucleotide 3'-phosphatase ZDP isoform X1 — protein MKPLLTLKFNHRTLNPNSIILLFLLPSAAMSSSLSPSTAAVKVVAEYAKSGRSSCKKCSKAIAASTLRFGLVSKDPRGFDMTKWHHLNCVPLGASGLVSSVDAITGFSSLKGSDQEAVKKLLSEGAQALGVSKIDEDDDKPDQGKSKKPKLLTSEEGTKLQLEIAVSTSDIKEKYKDATLLPKWKAFQTVIFLERDDGLHDSSKIAAFDFDGCLAKTSVKRVGADAWSLMYPSIPEKLQNLYRDGYKLVIFTNESNIERWKNKRQVAVDSKIGRLNSFIELAKVPIQVFIACGVSSGQPEDLFRKPKPGMWKIMEKEFNSGLPIDMDQSFYVGDAAGRPGDHSDADKIFAQEHNNNCGISHSRRVCFVFYGCWSKILCS, from the exons ATGAAACCGCTGCTCACTCTCAAATTCAATCACAGAACCCTAAATCCTAATTCCATTATCTTGCTTTTCTTACTTCCATCTGCAGCTATGTCGTCGTCGTTGTCACCGTCAACAGCTGCCGTCAAAGTGGTGGCAGAGTACGCCAAGTCCGGACGTTCGTCGTGTAAGAAATGCTCGAAAGCCATCGCTGCGAGCACGCTGCGGTTTGGTTTGGTGAGCAAAGATCCCCGAGGATTCGACATGACCAAATGGCATCACCTGAACTGCGTTCCGCTCGGGGCTTCTGGTTTAGTTTCCTCCGTCGATGCAATCACAGGATTCTCGTCTCTCAAG GGCAGTGATCAGGAGGCTGTGAAGAAATTACTAAGTGAAGGGGCACAGGCTTTGGGG GTCAGTAAAATTGACGAGGATGATGATAAACCAGATCAAGGAAAGTCGAAGAAGCCAAAG TTGCTTACATCCGAGGAAGGGACAAAACTTCAGCTAGAAATAGCTGTATCAACTTCTGATATTAAAGAAAAGTACAAG GATGCTACATTGTTGCCTAAATGGAAGGCATTTCAGACGGTCATATTTCTTGAAAGG GATGATGGTCTTCATGATTCAAGTAAAATTGCAGCCTTCGATTTTGATGGTTGTCTTGCAAAGACATCTGTGAAAAG AGTTGGTGCAGATGCTTGGTCCCTCATGTATCCTTCAATACCAGAGAAGCTCCAGAATCTGTATAGAGATGGCTACAAGCTG GTTATATTTACCAATGAATCTAACATAGAGCGTTGGAAGAACAAGAGACAGGTTGCTGTAGATTCAAAAATTGGAAGACTTAATAGTTTCATTGAGCTTGCGAAGGTCCCCATTCAG GTTTTCATTGCTTGTGGAGTGAGTAGTGGTCAACCAGAGGATCTGTTTCGCAAGCCAAAACCTGGGATGTGGAAGATTATGGAGAAAGAATTCAATTCTGGTCTCCCGATTGACATGGATCA GTCCTTCTATGTTGGTGATGCAGCTGGAAGACCAGGAGATCACAGTGATGCTGACAAAATATTTGCACAG GAGCACAACAATAACTGTGGTATCTCTCACTCGAGAAGAGTTTGTTTTGTCTTTTATG GCTGTTGGTCTAAAATTTTATGTTCCTGA
- the LOC130986899 gene encoding polynucleotide 3'-phosphatase ZDP isoform X2 → MKPLLTLKFNHRTLNPNSIILLFLLPSAAMSSSLSPSTAAVKVVAEYAKSGRSSCKKCSKAIAASTLRFGLVSKDPRGFDMTKWHHLNCVPLGASGLVSSVDAITGFSSLKGSDQEAVKKLLSEGAQALGVSKIDEDDDKPDQGKSKKPKLLTSEEGTKLQLEIAVSTSDIKEKYKDATLLPKWKAFQTVIFLERDDGLHDSSKIAAFDFDGCLAKTSVKRVGADAWSLMYPSIPEKLQNLYRDGYKLVIFTNESNIERWKNKRQVAVDSKIGRLNSFIELAKVPIQVFIACGVSSGQPEDLFRKPKPGMWKIMEKEFNSGLPIDMDQSFYVGDAAGRPGDHSDADKIFAQAVGLKFYVPEDYFGSD, encoded by the exons ATGAAACCGCTGCTCACTCTCAAATTCAATCACAGAACCCTAAATCCTAATTCCATTATCTTGCTTTTCTTACTTCCATCTGCAGCTATGTCGTCGTCGTTGTCACCGTCAACAGCTGCCGTCAAAGTGGTGGCAGAGTACGCCAAGTCCGGACGTTCGTCGTGTAAGAAATGCTCGAAAGCCATCGCTGCGAGCACGCTGCGGTTTGGTTTGGTGAGCAAAGATCCCCGAGGATTCGACATGACCAAATGGCATCACCTGAACTGCGTTCCGCTCGGGGCTTCTGGTTTAGTTTCCTCCGTCGATGCAATCACAGGATTCTCGTCTCTCAAG GGCAGTGATCAGGAGGCTGTGAAGAAATTACTAAGTGAAGGGGCACAGGCTTTGGGG GTCAGTAAAATTGACGAGGATGATGATAAACCAGATCAAGGAAAGTCGAAGAAGCCAAAG TTGCTTACATCCGAGGAAGGGACAAAACTTCAGCTAGAAATAGCTGTATCAACTTCTGATATTAAAGAAAAGTACAAG GATGCTACATTGTTGCCTAAATGGAAGGCATTTCAGACGGTCATATTTCTTGAAAGG GATGATGGTCTTCATGATTCAAGTAAAATTGCAGCCTTCGATTTTGATGGTTGTCTTGCAAAGACATCTGTGAAAAG AGTTGGTGCAGATGCTTGGTCCCTCATGTATCCTTCAATACCAGAGAAGCTCCAGAATCTGTATAGAGATGGCTACAAGCTG GTTATATTTACCAATGAATCTAACATAGAGCGTTGGAAGAACAAGAGACAGGTTGCTGTAGATTCAAAAATTGGAAGACTTAATAGTTTCATTGAGCTTGCGAAGGTCCCCATTCAG GTTTTCATTGCTTGTGGAGTGAGTAGTGGTCAACCAGAGGATCTGTTTCGCAAGCCAAAACCTGGGATGTGGAAGATTATGGAGAAAGAATTCAATTCTGGTCTCCCGATTGACATGGATCA GTCCTTCTATGTTGGTGATGCAGCTGGAAGACCAGGAGATCACAGTGATGCTGACAAAATATTTGCACAG GCTGTTGGTCTAAAATTTTATGTTCCTGAAGATTACTTCGGCTCAGATTAG